The genomic interval CGCGTTGAGGTTTTTCTTTTGCAGTATCAGGAATAATGATACCAAATGCTGTTTTTTCTTCGGCTGGGGCTGGTTCTACAAGAACACGATCAGCCAGAGGTTGTACGTTCACTTGTATTTCTGCTAAAGTTGACATAGATATTAAACGTTTTATTTTTGAATTGTCAGTAATTTGATTTGACTCCTCTTTGCTTAGCACAATCTGTGCCAGTAGCATTCGTCTGACATTTTTTCAGACACAATGTGACAATTTTGTATCTTGCCCGGCTTACATATAACTTTTATACTATTCTAACTGTCAATGAGGGTAAATATTTTGGTTTGTGATTTCAAATGATTAATTTTTTACCGACATCAAATGAACCCGGAATTATGACGAAACTTAAAAGCGATTGGCTGACCGAAGGAGTTTTTGATTTTGAATATAAGAAATATGTCCTCCTGGCATATCTGCAACACATTGACAGCCAGTTTACAGCCAACAGGCTATACCCTCATCTACAAGAGCTGAAATTGCATTTTGATACCTGTGTGGATATTCAGGCTAATAAAAATGCAATAAAAAATTTCTTTCCAAAAAACGTAACCGGCATTGATAAAAATACCTGGAATCTCATATATGAAGATACTTACAAGGAAGATGCCTATTTGTCTGAACTAAACTATATTCTGGATTTTGCCATTCCTCATTTTTCGAAAACATTAACCGAAGGATCTGAACTTTTAACTGAAGTAGGAGGGAACATTACCATTTCGCCGGTAGGAATTGTTCCGTTACGAATTGAAGAAGGATATTTGTTTTTTGTACATACGTTTGAACGGATGGTCACTATATATCAATATCAGCTTGCACTTTATAATGAATTGAGAGAGAGGTACCTTAAAACTATATTCATTGATTCAGTAAGATTTGGGATTGGTAATACTGTTGCGCAGATTAAAATGGATCTTACCAGAAAAAACAAATCTCTACCAAATCCTGCAACTTATGTCGTAGAATCAAAGTATGATTATCCGTTGCATGAAACACTGTTACCGGTTGTTCAGCGACTCATGGTAAAACAAATGAATGTTACTTAGAATAACCAACTACCAAAATATCATTTGCTTAAACGTAGGTGATAAACCAAAAAAAGCAACTGATACTGACATTTAATCTGTCAATATCAGCTGCTTTTTAAAAGGAGATCTATTTTATTTTGCAGTATCAGCTGCAGGTGCAGTTGTTGCCGGTTTGGTTGCTGCCGGAGCAGTTGAACCCGGAGCCGGAGCAATATTTCCACCTGGAACTACTGTATTTTGCGCTTTATCAATATTTACACTTCTGATTCCACCACCGTCGTTACCCGTGCCAACCACGATATAAGAAGCCAATGAGACCAATATAACCGCACTTGCAAGTCCCCAGGTAATTTGTTCAAGCAAATCAGTCGTCTTTTTTACTCCAAACATTTGACTAGTACCAGCACCACTGAATTCGCTGGATAATCCGCCACCTTTTGAGTTTTGAATCAATACTACCAAAATTAACAATACCGCGATAATCGCAATCAGAATAATTAAGCCCAAATACATGCCTTAAACAATTATTGAATGAATGAATGTGTGAATTTTCTATAAAGGATAAAAAATTTATTTACCTGAATGATATAATTCACTTAATTTTTTCGCAAAGTAATTCCTTTTTTCCGGATTTTTCAAGATCAATTTTTGATAAACATCAATTGCCTTCTCAATTTTTCCCTGACGGAGTAAAATCCGGGCAAATGCTTCTGTTTCAATTGCTCCTGTACCAGACTGGGCAACGCGCCCATTCACATCCACATTAACGGGCTCAATATTGCTTTCCTGGCGGCTGATCCTGGGATTTTTTTTCATAAATCCTTCAATGATCAGCTGTTGTCTTTTTTGCTCTTCTGTTTTTTGTGATGGTAAAAGAGCCCCTTCCAGTATTACCTGATCGATAAGGATATCTTCCTCTTTTTCCAGGTCAGGCTGATCTTTGGCGATAGCAATTTCCTTTGTATTAACTGATGCGTCATATCTTTCGTTGTTACTTTCCACAAGATGCTGTAATGCAATCCTGCTCAATGCATAAGTTGCTGCAAGAGGTTTGGCTTTTTCCAGTTCTTCCGTTCCTGTCAAGCTGGATGCTTTTGCTAATAAAGAATAAGAAATCTGACAATATGGAAATGCCTTGATTGTAGCTTCAAGTTGTGGAATTAAATCGGTATTAAGTTCATTTGGATGCTTTACCAAATTGCTGAACGTATCTCTATCAACCATCGCCATAAAACGCTCCTGATATAAATTTGAAATAAAAAGATAAATTTAGATAAAATGAACCGCTCTCACCAGTCCGCAGCGGATTTATTGAATATTTGCTGCACTAAATTGTCCTGAATTGTTGGAAGTAATCTGGCTTCATTCTGATTTAAGGTCTGGGCCTGAGGGAAATCCGCGTAGTAAGTAAACGACTGGTCAAAGTTCTTGGTTTCGTCCTTAGCATTTGTAAAACGAATCTGAACTGTAACATTCAGACGGTTAAGTCCCGCCTGGTCATTTGCCGTGGGTGCAGCTGCCAGTACATCGTATCCTGTTATAGAGCCTTCTATAATCAGGTCACCGCCACTTGGCAAAATAGTCAGATTGGTGTTTTTCTGAAAATATTCTTTTAGCTTTTCTGTTAATTGCTGAGGCAGGTTTGTTGGTCCGCCCGCTGTACCCATTGTAAGGTTTATAACTGAAAAAGTTTTAAGATCAGGAGATAAGTTGGTTCCGCTGAACGAATAAACTCCGCAGCCGGAAATGAAAAATGACGAATTAAGAATAAAGAATAACAGTATTACCCTATTTTTTATAGAGAGAATACCTGCTTTTTTTAAACTGCTTTTTATTGGAAAACGCATTTTAGACGATTCATTTTTCATAATAATACTATTCTTCAATATCGTATTGCTTGATCTTGCGGTATAACGTACGCTCCGAAATCCCTAATGCGCTTGCTGCATATTTTCGTTTGTTATTATTTTTACGCAAAGCTTTTATGATCATTTCCTTCTCTTTGTCTTCCAATGAAAGCGATTCTTCTTCTGCTGTAACGTGCACAACGTCTTCTATTTCACTGCGTTCGTCCGAATATCTGTCCAGATCTACATTTCGTTGAGGATAAGGGCTTAATAATCTTGAAGGTTCGATAGTTGGTGTGGTAACAACCGGATCATTGTTATTCAGGGAGCTGAACAGTTCCTGATGGTCTTTTAATATTTCACCACCATATTTTTCATTTTCCAGTACATTCAATACAAGTTTTTTTAGTTCAGTCACATCTCTGCGCATGTCAAAAAGTACCTTGTATAGCAATTCCCTTTCCGAAAATGAGTTGGAAGGATCGTCCAGGCTCCGAACCGGAACCAGCGCTTTACGGCTTGATGGCTGGATCGGATTAAGATATATATTTAAAGTTTCGGCGGTAATTGGCAGCTCTTTATCCGTTTCCAGAATAGTAATCTGCTCTGCTATATTTTTGAGCTGACGTATGTTACCTGGAAATGCGTATTGAGATAACAA from Dyadobacter sp. NIV53 carries:
- the secG gene encoding preprotein translocase subunit SecG — protein: MYLGLIILIAIIAVLLILVVLIQNSKGGGLSSEFSGAGTSQMFGVKKTTDLLEQITWGLASAVILVSLASYIVVGTGNDGGGIRSVNIDKAQNTVVPGGNIAPAPGSTAPAATKPATTAPAADTAK
- a CDS encoding LptE family protein, producing MKNESSKMRFPIKSSLKKAGILSIKNRVILLFFILNSSFFISGCGVYSFSGTNLSPDLKTFSVINLTMGTAGGPTNLPQQLTEKLKEYFQKNTNLTILPSGGDLIIEGSITGYDVLAAAPTANDQAGLNRLNVTVQIRFTNAKDETKNFDQSFTYYADFPQAQTLNQNEARLLPTIQDNLVQQIFNKSAADW